A DNA window from Mucilaginibacter xinganensis contains the following coding sequences:
- a CDS encoding (Fe-S)-binding protein — protein MKVELFIPCFIDQLFPETAFNTIKVLEKAGCTVEYNPAQTCCGQPAFNAGFWDDAKTVGSKFLNDFSADTVIVSPSASCTGMVKNYYNDLFTNTTSHNKCRAIQANIFELSDFLVNVLQFDYFGAELDGRAVYHDSCAGLRECKIKAEPRQLLSKVLGLEVVELKDGETCCGFGGTFAVKFDAISTAMAQQKVDYALAAQADYIISTDTSCLMHLQSYIDKNSLPLKTYHIADVLAMGWGNV, from the coding sequence ATGAAGGTTGAGTTATTTATTCCGTGTTTTATTGATCAGTTATTTCCTGAAACGGCCTTCAATACCATAAAGGTTCTTGAAAAAGCGGGTTGTACCGTTGAATATAATCCCGCACAAACCTGCTGTGGCCAACCTGCTTTTAATGCCGGTTTTTGGGATGATGCAAAAACGGTGGGAAGCAAGTTTTTAAATGACTTTTCAGCTGATACGGTAATTGTATCGCCATCGGCATCATGCACGGGCATGGTTAAGAATTATTACAACGACCTGTTTACCAACACAACTTCGCACAATAAGTGTCGGGCTATCCAGGCCAACATTTTTGAACTTTCTGATTTTTTGGTAAATGTATTGCAGTTTGATTACTTCGGCGCCGAACTTGATGGCCGCGCTGTTTATCATGACAGTTGTGCCGGCTTACGCGAATGTAAGATAAAGGCCGAGCCCCGGCAATTACTATCAAAAGTACTTGGCCTTGAGGTAGTTGAACTTAAAGATGGTGAAACGTGCTGCGGTTTTGGAGGTACTTTCGCGGTTAAGTTCGACGCTATATCAACAGCTATGGCTCAGCAAAAAGTTGATTACGCCCTGGCTGCCCAGGCCGATTATATTATCTCTACTGATACCAGTTGCCTGATGCACCTGCAAAGTTATATCGACAAGAACAGTCTCCCGTTGAAAACCTATCATATAGCCGATGTGCTGGCGATGGGATGGGGAAATGTTTGA